From the Micromonospora echinofusca genome, the window GTCCAGCGGCGGCGGGCTGAGATCGGGCTGGCGTGCGGTGCGATCCACGTCGGTTCCCCATTTCAGTCGGGAGTGGACGGACGGCCGCCCACCGCGACGGTCAACGACGACTATCGACGATGCTATATGGCACAACCTGTGATGTCACGGCTGCGCAGCGCCATCCTGCTCGATCGTCCGCGCCATCCAGCCCTCGTTGGACAGCGAGATGATCCGCTCGGCCTCGGCGACGAACGCGTCGTCGTCGGCCCAGCCCAGCCCGGCCTCGTGGGCCGTACGCAGCCGGGTGAGCTGGTCGGCGGTGCGGGCGTACTCGATCTGGTGTTGCTCGTACTGCTGGGCGGAGCCGTAGCCGACCAGCGCGGTGGTCACGGCCGCCGCGACGCCGATCCAGGCGGTGAACCCGAGGTTGTCGCCGAGTACCCCGACCGTCGCGGAGACCCCGGCGGCGGCGATCGTGAGCCCCGTCGCCGCGTACCGGACCCGTCTGGCGGCGCGGGCCATCCGGCGGGCGGCCGGCAGGTAGTAGGCGTCGACCTGCCGCTGCACCCGTTCCGTCACGTACGTCGCGACGTCGGAGACCGCCGGCAGCGGGCGGGCGGCCGGCGGCGCGTCCAGGGTGCGGCCGACCAGGTCGCCGGCGTCGTCCATGAGCGCGTCGAACCGGCCGAGCAGGACGGCGTCCCGGTTCGGGCCCCGGAACGGCGCGACCCCGGCGAGGTAGCGGTAGGTGTCGGCCTTCAGCGCCTCGGAGACCGAGCGGAGCCGGGTCCACGCGTGCACCGCGTCGCGGGAGGCCCACCGGGCGGCCAGCGGCACCACGAGCAGCGCCGCCGCCGCGACGATGGCGAGCGCCCGGCCCACGCCGGGACGGGCCGACCCGAGCTGGTTGGCCAGGGTGCCGCACACGGCGGCGCCCACGGTGAGCCCGGCGACCGTCAGGCGCGCGCGGGTGATGACGCGCTTGGCCTCGCCGGACGCCCGTGACCAGGCCGCCTGCCGCTGCCAGACCGTCGCGACCGCTGTCGGGACATCGAAGTTCGCCACGATCCGAATGGTAGGACGGCCGCGCCCGTGCGACGGGGGCCCGA encodes:
- a CDS encoding DUF4231 domain-containing protein, which encodes MANFDVPTAVATVWQRQAAWSRASGEAKRVITRARLTVAGLTVGAAVCGTLANQLGSARPGVGRALAIVAAAALLVVPLAARWASRDAVHAWTRLRSVSEALKADTYRYLAGVAPFRGPNRDAVLLGRFDALMDDAGDLVGRTLDAPPAARPLPAVSDVATYVTERVQRQVDAYYLPAARRMARAARRVRYAATGLTIAAAGVSATVGVLGDNLGFTAWIGVAAAVTTALVGYGSAQQYEQHQIEYARTADQLTRLRTAHEAGLGWADDDAFVAEAERIISLSNEGWMARTIEQDGAAQP